The following are from one region of the Microbacterium sp. BK668 genome:
- a CDS encoding ScpA family protein has protein sequence MAPSPEDETPGPDDRSFRVSLGVFDGPFDLLLTLISKHELDITEVALSKVTDEFISYLRHLDPEEELEQASEFLVVAATLLDMKVAGLLPQGEVVDAESVALLEARDLLFARLLQYRAFKEVSAWFERCMRREDRRHTRSVRLDEKYRRAVPELVWTLTVDDFAALALLAFTPKEIPHVGLDHLHAPLVSIREQAAVVVTLLRSAGTLSFRDLIAGVAQPGVVVARFLSVLELYRHAALSFEQLEPLGELTLRWTAERWSDENLATLGADYDR, from the coding sequence GTGGCGCCGTCGCCTGAGGACGAGACACCGGGGCCCGACGACCGCTCGTTCCGCGTGTCGCTCGGCGTCTTCGACGGTCCGTTCGACCTCCTCCTGACGCTCATCTCGAAGCACGAGCTCGACATCACCGAGGTCGCCCTCTCGAAGGTCACCGACGAGTTCATCTCCTATCTGCGCCACCTCGACCCCGAGGAGGAGCTGGAGCAGGCCTCGGAGTTCCTCGTCGTCGCGGCGACCCTCCTGGACATGAAGGTCGCCGGGCTCCTGCCGCAGGGCGAGGTCGTGGACGCCGAGTCGGTGGCGCTGCTGGAGGCACGTGATCTCCTCTTCGCGCGACTGCTCCAGTACCGGGCGTTCAAGGAGGTCTCGGCCTGGTTCGAGCGCTGCATGCGCCGCGAGGACCGGCGGCACACGCGCTCGGTGCGCCTGGACGAGAAGTACCGCCGCGCCGTGCCCGAGCTCGTCTGGACGCTCACGGTCGACGACTTCGCCGCTCTCGCGCTTCTCGCCTTCACTCCGAAGGAGATCCCGCACGTCGGGCTCGATCATCTCCATGCGCCGCTCGTCAGCATCCGCGAGCAGGCCGCGGTGGTCGTCACCCTGCTGCGCAGCGCGGGCACGCTGAGCTTCCGCGACCTCATCGCCGGCGTCGCCCAGCCCGGCGTCGTCGTGGCGCGCTTCCTCTCCGTCCTGGAGCTGTACCGGCACGCCGCGCTCTCGTTCGAGCAGCTGGAGCCGCTCGGAGAGCTCACCCTGCGCTGGACCGCCGAGCGGTGGTCCGACGAGAATCTCGCGACACTGGGGGCCGACTATGACCGATGA
- a CDS encoding pseudouridine synthase — translation MTPDMDAGPEGIRLQKVLANAGVASRRVAEQMIVEGRVRVNGSVVTELGTRIDPVTDLVDVDGTAVQLDQSKRYVMLNKPRGIVSSMKDDRGRPDLRRYAEEWSERLYNVGRLDADTSGLLVLTNDGELAHVLAHPSFGVTKVYIAKVEGRVSPQTVQRLTRGVELDDGPIAADKARLLSSSDAGGESLVELTLHSGRNRIVRRMMAEVGHPVVELVRRQFGPLHLGTLPVGRARELTKVERGALLTLARRDSGATETPSRQATDETSPGDQETR, via the coding sequence ATGACACCCGATATGGATGCTGGACCGGAAGGCATCCGCCTCCAGAAGGTCCTCGCGAACGCGGGTGTCGCGTCCCGTCGCGTCGCCGAGCAGATGATCGTCGAGGGCAGGGTGCGCGTCAACGGCTCCGTCGTGACCGAGCTCGGCACACGGATCGACCCCGTCACCGACCTCGTCGACGTGGACGGCACGGCGGTGCAGCTCGACCAGTCCAAGCGCTACGTCATGCTCAACAAGCCGCGCGGGATCGTCAGCTCGATGAAGGACGACCGCGGACGGCCGGACCTGCGCCGCTACGCGGAGGAGTGGTCGGAGCGCCTCTACAACGTCGGCCGGCTCGACGCCGACACGAGCGGACTGCTCGTGCTTACGAACGACGGGGAGCTCGCCCACGTGCTGGCGCACCCCTCGTTCGGCGTGACCAAGGTCTACATCGCCAAGGTCGAGGGGCGCGTGAGCCCCCAGACCGTCCAGCGCCTCACCCGCGGCGTCGAGCTCGACGACGGCCCGATCGCGGCCGACAAGGCGCGTCTCCTGTCCAGCTCCGACGCGGGGGGCGAGTCGCTCGTGGAGCTGACGCTGCACTCCGGCCGCAACCGCATCGTGCGACGGATGATGGCCGAGGTGGGGCATCCCGTCGTCGAGCTCGTCCGCCGCCAGTTCGGACCGCTGCATCTGGGAACCCTCCCAGTCGGCCGGGCACGCGAGTTGACTAAGGTGGAACGCGGCGCGCTGCTGACTCTCGCGCGCCGTGACAGCGGCGCGACCGAGACACCCTCGCGCCAGGCGACGGACGAGACGTCGCCGGGGGACCAGGAGACACGGTGA
- a CDS encoding NAD kinase, with amino-acid sequence MTDPERSILVVAHAYRDETVEAAQRVLSALRDAGARPVLAENDRRGLAASIDVSGVATLGVDVAVHDVELAIVLGGDGTILRAAELVREGTAPVLGINMGHVGFLAEIERDDMDDAVRRVIDRDYDVEERMALQVRVKDGDDRVVYETWALNEATVEKASRERLLEVVIEVDGRPLSSFGCDGVVVSTPTGSTAYNFSAGGPVIWPTVDAIAVVPLSAHALFAKPLVVGPQHAVAIELLQRNMGSGVLWCDGRRSHDLPRGARVIVRRSERPVRLARLHPAAFTDRLVRKFRLPVEGWRGPSPLTAPIRFDTVAGE; translated from the coding sequence ATGACCGATCCGGAGCGCAGCATCCTCGTGGTCGCGCACGCCTATCGCGACGAGACCGTGGAGGCTGCACAGCGCGTGCTGTCCGCGCTCCGCGACGCCGGGGCGCGTCCCGTGCTCGCCGAGAACGACCGCAGGGGTCTGGCCGCATCGATCGACGTCAGCGGCGTCGCGACGCTGGGGGTCGATGTCGCGGTGCACGATGTCGAACTGGCGATCGTCCTGGGCGGAGACGGCACGATCCTCCGCGCGGCAGAGCTCGTCCGCGAGGGCACCGCGCCCGTCCTCGGCATCAACATGGGGCACGTCGGCTTCCTCGCCGAGATCGAGCGCGACGACATGGACGACGCCGTGCGCCGCGTCATCGACCGCGACTACGACGTGGAAGAGCGCATGGCGCTGCAGGTGCGCGTGAAGGACGGCGACGACCGCGTCGTGTACGAGACGTGGGCGCTCAACGAGGCGACCGTCGAGAAGGCGAGTCGGGAGCGACTGCTCGAGGTCGTCATCGAGGTCGACGGCCGACCCCTCTCGTCCTTCGGCTGCGACGGGGTTGTCGTGTCGACGCCCACCGGCTCGACGGCGTACAACTTCTCAGCGGGGGGTCCCGTCATCTGGCCCACCGTCGACGCCATCGCCGTCGTGCCGCTGTCCGCGCACGCGCTGTTCGCCAAGCCGCTCGTCGTGGGGCCCCAGCATGCGGTCGCGATCGAGCTGCTGCAGCGCAACATGGGCTCGGGGGTGCTGTGGTGCGACGGCCGAAGGTCCCACGATCTTCCGCGCGGCGCACGGGTCATCGTCCGCCGCTCCGAGCGCCCCGTCCGTCTCGCCCGCCTCCACCCGGCGGCGTTCACGGACCGCCTGGTGCGCAAGTTCCGCCTTCCGGTCGAAGGATGGCGCGGCCCGTCGCCCCTCACCGCACCGATCCGGTTCGACACGGTGGCCGGCGAATGA
- a CDS encoding CTP synthase, with translation MQTSDAAGSGTSNDTTKHIFVTGGVVSSLGKGLTAASLGNLLTARGLRVVMQKLDPYLNVDPGTMNPFQHGEVFVTDDGAETDLDIGHYERFLDIELSEAANVTTGQIYSQVIARERRGEYLGDTVQVIPHITDEIKRRMRLQATEEPRPDVIITEIGGTVGDIESQPFIESARQIRHELGRQNVFFVHVSLVPFMGASGEQKTKPTQHSVAALRSIGIQPDALVLRSDRPVTESNKRKIALMCDVDEGAVVNAVDVPSIYDIPSMLNEQGLDEYIVRALGLGTANEVDWSRWQRVLNAVHNPKHEVTIGLVGKYIDLPDAYLSVTEALKAGGFAQETHVNIRWIPSDECETPEGAERALAPLDGIVIPGGFGIRGIEGKIGALRFAREQGIPTLGICLGLQCIVIEYARHVAGIADASSSEFDPDTEHPVIATMEEQIDILEHGDLGGTMRLGLYPAELLDGSIAAEVYGTTTASERHRHRYEVNNRYRDRIAEAGLVFSGINPDLDLVEYVELPRDVHPYYIATQAHPELRSRPTDANPLFRGLVGAALDRHRASELFDVDEDEAPEPTLAAAPGSAA, from the coding sequence ATGCAGACTTCTGACGCAGCGGGATCCGGTACTTCGAACGACACCACCAAGCACATCTTCGTGACGGGCGGTGTCGTTTCGTCGTTGGGCAAGGGTCTGACCGCAGCGAGCCTCGGCAACCTGCTGACGGCTCGCGGTCTGCGCGTGGTCATGCAGAAGCTGGATCCGTACCTCAACGTCGATCCGGGCACGATGAACCCCTTCCAGCACGGAGAGGTGTTCGTCACCGACGACGGCGCCGAGACCGACCTCGACATCGGGCACTACGAGCGGTTCCTCGACATCGAGCTGAGCGAGGCCGCGAACGTCACGACGGGACAGATCTACTCGCAGGTCATCGCGCGCGAGCGCCGCGGCGAGTATCTCGGCGACACGGTGCAGGTCATCCCGCACATCACCGACGAGATCAAGCGGCGCATGCGCCTGCAGGCGACCGAGGAGCCCCGGCCCGACGTCATCATCACGGAGATCGGCGGCACGGTCGGCGACATCGAGTCGCAGCCGTTCATCGAGTCCGCGCGGCAGATCCGCCACGAGCTCGGCCGGCAGAACGTCTTCTTCGTCCACGTGTCGCTCGTGCCCTTCATGGGCGCGTCCGGCGAGCAGAAGACCAAGCCGACGCAGCACTCCGTCGCGGCGCTGCGCTCGATCGGCATCCAGCCGGACGCGCTCGTGCTGCGCAGCGACCGCCCGGTCACGGAGTCGAACAAGCGGAAGATCGCCCTCATGTGCGACGTCGACGAGGGTGCGGTCGTGAACGCCGTCGACGTCCCGTCGATCTACGACATCCCCTCGATGCTCAACGAGCAGGGCCTCGACGAGTACATCGTCCGGGCGCTCGGCCTCGGCACGGCGAACGAGGTGGACTGGTCGCGGTGGCAGCGCGTCCTCAACGCCGTGCACAACCCCAAGCACGAGGTGACGATCGGCCTCGTGGGCAAGTACATCGACCTGCCCGACGCCTACCTGTCGGTCACCGAGGCCCTCAAGGCCGGCGGATTCGCGCAGGAGACGCACGTCAACATCCGCTGGATCCCCTCCGACGAGTGCGAGACCCCCGAAGGCGCCGAGCGCGCGCTCGCGCCGCTCGACGGCATCGTGATCCCCGGCGGCTTCGGCATCCGGGGGATCGAGGGCAAGATCGGCGCACTCAGATTCGCGCGCGAGCAGGGGATTCCGACCCTCGGCATCTGCCTGGGTCTGCAGTGCATCGTCATCGAGTACGCCCGCCACGTGGCCGGCATCGCCGACGCCTCGTCGAGCGAGTTCGACCCCGACACCGAGCACCCGGTGATCGCCACGATGGAGGAGCAGATCGACATCCTCGAGCACGGCGACCTCGGCGGCACGATGCGCCTCGGGCTGTACCCGGCCGAGCTGCTCGACGGCTCGATCGCCGCCGAGGTGTACGGGACGACGACGGCGTCGGAGCGCCACCGCCACCGCTACGAGGTCAACAACCGTTACCGCGATCGGATCGCCGAAGCCGGCCTCGTCTTCTCGGGCATCAACCCCGACCTCGATCTCGTCGAGTACGTCGAGCTGCCGCGCGACGTGCACCCGTACTACATCGCGACGCAGGCGCACCCCGAGCTGCGCTCCCGCCCCACGGACGCGAACCCGCTCTTCCGCGGCCTGGTCGGGGCAGCGCTCGATCGCCACCGTGCGAGCGAGCTGTTCGACGTCGACGAAGACGAGGCGCCCGAGCCGACTCTCGCCGCGGCGCCGGGATCCGCCGCGTGA
- a CDS encoding ParA family protein translates to MTGSKRGAGKASTDDAPIGPTGRPYQGFPTPPRLASHGPARIIALCNQKGGVGKTTTTINLAASLAQYGRRVLAVDFDPQGALSAGLGIQTHDVPTVYDLLIDTKRDPRETIIETAVENLHVIPANIDLSAAEVQLVNEVARETILSRVLRKVSGDYDVILIDCQPSLGLLTVNALTASHGVIIPLECEFFALRGVALLIETIDKVRDRLNPTITLDGLLATMYDPRTLHSREVLERVVEAFGDDVLETVIGRTVKFPDASVSGMPITEFAPEHAAAQAYLRLARELVARGAVA, encoded by the coding sequence GTGACGGGCAGCAAGAGGGGCGCCGGAAAGGCCTCGACGGACGATGCACCCATCGGACCCACCGGTCGCCCCTACCAGGGGTTCCCGACGCCTCCGAGACTCGCCTCCCACGGCCCGGCGCGCATCATCGCCCTCTGCAATCAGAAGGGCGGCGTCGGGAAGACGACGACCACGATCAACCTCGCCGCGTCGCTCGCCCAGTACGGGCGCAGGGTGCTCGCCGTGGACTTCGACCCGCAGGGCGCGCTGTCGGCGGGGCTCGGCATCCAGACCCACGACGTCCCGACCGTCTACGACCTCCTGATCGACACCAAGCGCGACCCCCGCGAGACGATCATCGAGACGGCGGTCGAGAACCTCCACGTCATCCCCGCCAACATCGACCTGTCCGCCGCAGAGGTGCAGCTGGTCAACGAGGTCGCTCGCGAGACGATCCTCTCGCGCGTCCTGCGCAAGGTGTCGGGAGACTACGACGTCATCCTCATCGACTGCCAGCCTTCGCTCGGGCTCCTGACCGTCAACGCGCTGACGGCGAGCCACGGGGTCATCATCCCTCTCGAGTGCGAGTTCTTCGCGCTGCGCGGTGTCGCGCTCCTGATCGAGACGATCGACAAGGTGCGCGATCGCCTCAACCCCACGATCACGCTCGACGGTCTGCTGGCGACGATGTACGACCCGCGCACGCTGCACTCCCGCGAGGTGCTCGAGCGCGTCGTCGAGGCCTTCGGCGATGACGTGCTGGAGACGGTGATCGGGCGGACGGTGAAGTTCCCGGATGCCTCGGTCTCGGGGATGCCGATCACCGAGTTCGCGCCGGAGCATGCGGCCGCTCAGGCCTACCTGCGACTGGCGCGGGAGCTGGTCGCCCGTGGCGCCGTCGCCTGA
- the recN gene encoding DNA repair protein RecN, with product MIEEMRLRDLGVIAEATLPIGPGFTAITGETGAGKTMVVTGLGLLLGQRADSGAVRSGAAQASVDGVWVVPAEGAVAERVREAGGDLEPIGGNRAELFVGRTISSEGRSRATVGGRSAPAGVLADLADELVVVHGQSDQLRLRSAAAQRDALDRFGGAPVARALEAYRRAHQHWRSVHAELETLTTDRASRAREAAELRAAIAEIEQASPAPGEDAELAARAERLANAEELRAAAATAHDMLSGDGDEPDVGILLAEARRALDRGAARDAGLEDLAAQAADLGYRAADLAADLAAYLADLDETGPHELAAVEERRAVLGGIIRAHGSLDEAIALLETGSARLAELDDDGDRIERLTDEQDAAASALDTAAAALTAARTKAAERLGAAVTKEMRALAMPDARVVVAVTPGAESAHGRDEVAILLAPHAGSEPRPVARSASGGELSRVMLAIEVVIAGVDPVPTFVFDEVDAGIGGAAAIEVGRRLARLAEASQVIAVTHLAQVAAFAGNHLTVVKASDGSVTASDVRRLEGADREAEMARLLSGMPDSDAALTHARELLGLRTGAG from the coding sequence GTGATCGAAGAGATGCGCCTGCGGGATCTCGGGGTGATCGCGGAGGCGACACTGCCGATCGGCCCGGGCTTCACCGCGATCACCGGTGAGACTGGAGCGGGCAAGACCATGGTCGTCACCGGGCTCGGCCTGCTCCTCGGCCAGCGTGCCGACTCCGGTGCCGTGCGGTCGGGGGCGGCACAGGCATCCGTCGACGGGGTCTGGGTCGTGCCGGCCGAAGGCGCCGTCGCCGAACGGGTGCGCGAAGCCGGCGGCGACCTCGAGCCGATCGGCGGGAACCGCGCGGAGCTCTTCGTCGGTCGCACGATCTCGAGCGAGGGACGAAGCCGCGCGACCGTCGGCGGAAGGTCCGCCCCCGCGGGGGTCCTCGCCGACCTCGCCGACGAGCTCGTCGTCGTGCACGGGCAGTCCGACCAGCTGCGGCTGCGGTCGGCGGCGGCGCAGCGCGACGCGCTCGACCGGTTCGGCGGCGCGCCCGTCGCGCGGGCGCTGGAGGCCTACCGCCGCGCCCATCAGCACTGGCGCTCGGTCCACGCCGAGCTGGAGACGCTTACGACCGACCGCGCTTCGCGGGCACGCGAGGCCGCCGAGCTCCGGGCCGCGATCGCCGAGATCGAACAGGCGTCGCCCGCACCCGGTGAGGACGCGGAACTGGCCGCGCGCGCCGAGCGCCTCGCGAACGCGGAGGAGCTGCGGGCAGCCGCGGCGACCGCGCACGACATGCTCTCGGGCGACGGCGACGAGCCTGACGTCGGCATCCTGCTCGCAGAAGCGCGCCGCGCGCTGGATCGCGGCGCCGCGCGTGATGCGGGTCTCGAGGACCTCGCGGCGCAGGCCGCCGACCTCGGCTATCGCGCGGCCGACCTCGCCGCGGACCTGGCCGCGTACCTCGCGGACCTCGACGAGACCGGCCCGCACGAGCTCGCCGCCGTCGAGGAGCGCCGCGCGGTCCTGGGCGGGATCATTCGCGCTCACGGCTCCCTCGACGAGGCGATCGCGCTCCTCGAGACCGGCTCGGCCCGGCTGGCGGAGCTCGACGACGACGGCGATCGCATCGAGCGGCTGACGGACGAGCAGGATGCCGCGGCATCCGCTCTCGACACGGCAGCGGCCGCGCTCACCGCGGCCCGCACGAAAGCGGCCGAGCGGCTCGGCGCCGCCGTCACGAAGGAGATGCGCGCGCTGGCGATGCCCGACGCGCGGGTCGTCGTCGCCGTCACGCCCGGAGCCGAGTCCGCGCACGGCCGTGACGAGGTCGCGATCCTGCTGGCGCCGCACGCGGGATCCGAGCCGAGGCCGGTCGCCCGCAGCGCATCCGGCGGCGAGCTCAGCCGCGTCATGCTCGCGATCGAGGTCGTGATCGCGGGCGTCGACCCCGTCCCGACCTTCGTCTTCGACGAGGTGGATGCCGGCATCGGCGGCGCAGCAGCGATAGAGGTCGGACGCCGGCTGGCGCGGCTCGCCGAGGCATCCCAGGTCATCGCCGTCACGCACCTCGCCCAGGTGGCCGCATTCGCCGGCAACCACCTGACGGTCGTCAAGGCGAGCGACGGGTCGGTCACGGCCTCCGACGTCCGTCGGCTCGAGGGAGCCGACCGCGAGGCCGAGATGGCTCGGCTCCTGTCCGGCATGCCCGATTCCGATGCCGCACTGACACACGCCCGCGAGTTGCTCGGTCTTCGCACCGGAGCCGGCTGA
- a CDS encoding prephenate dehydrogenase: MQATGALSARVQGPVRIVGAGLLGSSIGHALTAYGVDVALDDTSPAQLRLAVDYGAGRAARDDDDPVLVVVAVPPDVTADVVERELARFPRAVVTDVASVKLEPLVALRRRGVDLRRYIGSHPLAGRERGGAISARADIFVGRPWVVCRDEETSASDLAVVEGLALDLGAMPLEMSPEEHDRAVALVSHVPQLVASLLAGRFIDAPEGSLRLAGQGVRDTTRIAASAPELWVQILGANSAPVVDVLDAIAADLSAVADALRDPDVPGARRAVADTIRRGNDGVERLPGKHGQNRRFETLVVMVDDTPGQLGRLFGELGELGVNVEDLRLEHSPGAQFGLAEISVVPSALRGAIEGLEARGWRIASVSD, translated from the coding sequence ATGCAGGCGACCGGCGCGCTCTCCGCTCGCGTGCAGGGGCCGGTGCGGATCGTCGGCGCCGGGCTCCTCGGATCGAGCATCGGTCACGCCCTCACCGCCTACGGCGTCGACGTCGCCCTCGATGACACCTCACCCGCGCAGCTTCGCCTGGCTGTCGACTACGGTGCCGGCCGCGCCGCGCGCGACGACGACGACCCGGTGCTGGTGGTCGTGGCCGTCCCGCCCGACGTGACCGCCGACGTCGTCGAGCGGGAGCTCGCGCGCTTCCCCCGAGCGGTGGTGACGGATGTCGCGAGCGTCAAGCTCGAGCCCCTGGTCGCGCTGCGCCGGCGCGGCGTCGATCTCCGGCGCTACATCGGCTCGCACCCCCTCGCGGGCCGCGAGCGGGGCGGAGCCATCTCGGCCCGCGCCGACATCTTCGTCGGACGCCCGTGGGTCGTGTGCCGCGACGAGGAGACCTCGGCATCCGATCTCGCCGTCGTGGAGGGCCTCGCGCTGGACCTGGGCGCGATGCCGCTGGAGATGAGTCCCGAGGAGCACGATCGGGCCGTCGCGCTGGTGTCGCACGTCCCGCAGCTCGTCGCGAGCCTCCTCGCGGGACGCTTCATCGACGCGCCCGAGGGATCGCTGCGCCTCGCCGGTCAGGGGGTGCGCGACACGACGCGGATCGCGGCATCCGCTCCCGAACTGTGGGTGCAGATCCTCGGCGCGAACTCGGCGCCCGTCGTCGACGTGCTCGACGCGATCGCCGCCGACCTGTCCGCCGTCGCCGACGCGCTGCGCGATCCCGACGTCCCCGGCGCGCGTCGCGCCGTCGCCGACACCATCCGCCGCGGGAACGACGGCGTGGAGCGGCTTCCCGGCAAGCACGGCCAGAATCGCCGCTTCGAGACCCTGGTCGTCATGGTCGACGACACCCCGGGCCAGCTCGGCCGCCTCTTCGGCGAGCTGGGGGAGCTCGGGGTCAACGTCGAGGACCTGCGCCTGGAGCATTCGCCCGGCGCGCAGTTCGGCCTCGCCGAGATCTCGGTCGTGCCGAGCGCCCTGAGGGGTGCCATCGAGGGGCTCGAAGCCCGAGGCTGGAGGATTGCGAGTGTCAGTGACTGA
- the scpB gene encoding SMC-Scp complex subunit ScpB, translated as MTDDPTAPAEEPTDGAARIPAGARDEASVARKLEAILLIVEEPQSLVALATAVGAPVPAVRQAIESLVDDYDGRAAGPRRGFELREVGGGWRLYVREEHDDLISEFVNAQAPSRLSQAALETLAVIAYKQPVTRGQVASIRAVNVDSVVRTLLARGLITEAFTDPDTGAIHYATTDALLVNLGINSLDELPHISPLLDDGADGFEEIVR; from the coding sequence ATGACCGATGACCCGACCGCGCCGGCCGAGGAGCCGACGGATGGCGCGGCACGCATCCCGGCGGGCGCGCGGGACGAGGCATCCGTCGCCCGCAAGCTCGAGGCGATCCTCCTGATCGTCGAGGAGCCGCAGAGCCTCGTCGCGCTCGCGACCGCGGTCGGCGCCCCCGTGCCGGCTGTCCGGCAGGCGATCGAGTCGCTCGTCGACGACTACGACGGCCGCGCGGCCGGCCCCCGGCGCGGCTTCGAGCTGCGCGAGGTGGGAGGAGGGTGGCGCCTGTACGTGCGCGAGGAGCACGACGACCTCATCTCGGAGTTCGTCAACGCGCAGGCGCCGTCGCGGCTGTCGCAGGCGGCGCTGGAGACACTCGCGGTCATCGCGTACAAGCAACCCGTCACCCGGGGGCAGGTGGCCTCGATCCGCGCCGTCAACGTCGACTCCGTCGTACGGACGCTCCTGGCGCGGGGCCTCATCACGGAGGCCTTCACCGATCCCGATACGGGCGCCATCCACTACGCCACGACCGACGCCCTCCTGGTGAACCTCGGCATCAACTCCCTCGACGAGCTTCCGCACATCTCGCCGCTCCTCGACGACGGCGCCGACGGCTTCGAGGAGATCGTCCGATGA
- a CDS encoding NUDIX hydrolase yields the protein MTGAVPAGEIRDEPVEPDIVTSDVVHDGMVWDIRRDTFRYNDTELTREYIDHTGAAAIVALDDEERVLLIQQYRHPIRHRDWEIPAGLLDHEGESALETAQRELQEEADLAAADWEPLVSIFTTPGGNDEVVHLFLARGLSPIGEAHAREAEEADIRIEWVPLEDAVTGVLEGRLRNGILTAGVLATAEKLRRG from the coding sequence GTGACGGGGGCCGTGCCCGCGGGCGAGATCCGCGACGAGCCGGTCGAGCCCGACATCGTCACGAGCGACGTCGTCCACGACGGCATGGTGTGGGACATCCGACGCGACACCTTCCGGTACAACGACACGGAGCTGACGCGGGAGTACATCGATCACACCGGCGCCGCGGCGATCGTGGCGCTCGACGACGAGGAGCGCGTGCTGCTCATCCAGCAGTACCGGCATCCCATCCGCCATCGGGACTGGGAGATCCCGGCGGGTCTCCTCGACCACGAGGGGGAGTCCGCGCTCGAGACGGCTCAGCGGGAGCTTCAGGAGGAGGCCGACCTCGCGGCGGCCGACTGGGAGCCGCTCGTCAGCATCTTCACGACGCCGGGCGGGAACGACGAGGTCGTCCACCTGTTCCTCGCGCGCGGGCTGTCGCCGATCGGCGAGGCGCACGCACGTGAGGCGGAGGAGGCGGACATCCGCATCGAGTGGGTGCCGCTCGAGGATGCCGTCACCGGCGTGCTCGAGGGACGCCTGCGCAACGGCATCCTCACCGCCGGGGTGCTCGCGACGGCCGAGAAGCTCCGGCGCGGCTGA
- the xerD gene encoding site-specific tyrosine recombinase XerD yields MRLERAVDAYVRHVSIERGLSDNTVAAYRRDLAGYVEWLAARGIADSDAVTPAVVAEFAAERASAVPPPAASSLARLQSSVRGLHRFLAREGIEGDDPSARLRPPKLPRRLPKALTIDQVEKLLDASGPAPGSSAEGDVVALRDRALLELLYATGARVSEAVQLDVDDLAAGDALRVRGKGSKERIVPVGSYARAALAAYLTRARPELSRRGKASSRLFLGARGAPLSRQSAWLVIQHAAERAQLSAHVSPHTLRHSFATHLLQGGADVRVVQELLGHASVATTQIYTHVSVDALRDVYATSHPRAR; encoded by the coding sequence ATGCGCCTCGAACGTGCGGTCGACGCCTACGTGCGTCATGTGTCGATCGAGCGCGGCCTGTCCGACAACACCGTCGCCGCCTACCGCCGCGATCTCGCCGGATACGTGGAATGGCTCGCGGCCCGCGGGATCGCGGACTCGGATGCCGTCACGCCGGCGGTCGTGGCCGAGTTCGCCGCCGAGCGGGCCTCCGCGGTGCCGCCGCCCGCGGCATCCAGCCTCGCGCGCCTGCAGTCGTCCGTGCGCGGCCTGCACCGGTTCCTCGCCCGCGAGGGCATCGAGGGCGACGACCCGTCCGCGCGGCTGCGTCCGCCCAAGCTTCCGCGGCGCCTCCCGAAGGCCCTGACCATCGATCAGGTCGAGAAGCTGCTCGACGCCTCGGGGCCGGCGCCCGGCTCCTCGGCGGAGGGCGACGTCGTGGCGCTGCGGGACCGCGCTCTGCTCGAACTGCTCTACGCCACGGGGGCGCGGGTGTCGGAAGCGGTGCAGCTCGACGTCGACGACCTCGCCGCCGGCGACGCGCTGCGGGTGCGGGGCAAGGGGTCGAAGGAGCGGATCGTGCCCGTGGGCTCCTACGCGCGAGCGGCTCTCGCGGCCTATCTCACGCGGGCGCGACCGGAGCTTTCGCGGCGGGGGAAGGCCTCGAGCAGGCTCTTCCTCGGCGCCCGCGGCGCACCGCTGTCGCGGCAGAGCGCCTGGCTCGTCATCCAGCACGCCGCCGAGCGCGCGCAGCTGAGCGCGCACGTCTCGCCGCATACGCTGCGGCACTCGTTCGCGACCCACCTCCTGCAGGGCGGCGCCGACGTCCGCGTCGTGCAGGAGCTGTTGGGTCACGCGTCGGTCGCGACGACCCAGATCTACACGCACGTCTCGGTCGACGCCCTGCGCGATGTGTACGCGACCTCGCACCCCCGGGCGCGCTGA